The proteins below are encoded in one region of Silene latifolia isolate original U9 population chromosome 2, ASM4854445v1, whole genome shotgun sequence:
- the LOC141631980 gene encoding F-box/FBD/LRR-repeat protein At1g13570-like — MASTSKRAKTVDVPLDLFAEVPRHVIDVIVDRLPLRTAARLSVLSSKWLDIWKSRQTLEFDVGFFSWVLQDLRDTEEYSCLVSKILFKHSGHLFRFHLEIPSLNSRPDVDQWICYLSRTGVSDISIDNDYRNPLILNRHIFSCGNLEKLKLHYFIINFDPPGNCMCFKKMTHLDLDETTLTEKAFKYLIRSCPLLQELRLTDFIGMEHISIDAPHLTHLIVDGTFISLDVRNAEKLVSADFGLHRYVDFSHKTSLGVLIQTLASSHKLQKLVFRGHFVQVLYKEKLLPSTFENLRWLELKSIHLNKADEFDSIISIIQACPAVERLNISVSTSKRKTWSDEFEYNPSAVLHRLCYADVDICRGSNKELKLIEFLLECSPILKKLSLTTSAKDIRGVFRPETTSQLIHFRRASPNLEISCPDLPSSYHYCSGYSDHSISSADSYYMSESD, encoded by the exons AGCAAAGACCGTTGATGTTCCTTTAGATTTGTTTGCCGAGGTGCCTAGACATGTAATCGATGTCATAGTCGACCGTTTACCCCTTCGTACTGCAGCAAGATTGTCTGTTCTGTCAAGCAAGTGGCTTGACATTTGGAAGTCAAGACAGACGCTGGAATTTGATGTTGGATTTTTCTCTTGGGTCCTTCAAGATTTACGCGACACTGAGGAATATTCCTGTCTTGTGAGCAAAATTCTCTTTAAGCATTCGGGTCATCTGTTTAGATTCCACTTGGAGATACCCTCTCTTAATTCCCGTCCTGATGTTGATCAATGGATATGCTACTTGTCAAGAACTGGTGTATCAGACATCTCCATTGATAATGACTACAGGAATCCTCTTATCTTAAACCGACACATTTTCTCTTGTGGCAATCTTGAAAAACTGAAGCTTCACTAttttataattaattttgatCCTCCTGGTAATTGTATGTGTTTTAAAAAGATGACGCACCTTGACCTTGATGAAACCACGCTTACTGAAAAAGCGTTCAAATATCTTATTCGTAGTTGCCCACTTCTGCAAGAATTAAGATTAACGGACTTCATTGGTATGGAGCACATTTCTATAGACGCTCCTCATCTTACTCATTTGATTGTGGATGGCACATTTATATCACTTGATGTGAGAAACGCTGAAAAATTGGTGTCAGCTGATTTTGGTTTACACAGATATGTGGATTTTTCTCATAAGACCAGTTTAGGTGTCCTGATCCAGACTCTCGCAAGTTCGCATAAGCTGCAAAAGCTTGTATTCAGAGGTCACTTTGTCCAG GTATTATATAAGGAGAAGTTGCTGCCTTCAACTTTTGAGAATCTGAGATGGCTTGAATTAAAATCCATTCATTTGAATAAGGCGGATGAATTTGATTCAATTATAAGCATCATCCAAGCCTGCCCTGCCGTTGAAAGGCTCAACATCTCG gttAGTACGAGCAAACGTAAGACGTGGTCCGATGAGTTCGAGTACAATCCCAGCGCTGTTCTGCACCGTCTCTGTTACGCAGATGTTGACATTTGTAGAGGTTCTAATAAGGAGTTGAAATTGATTGAATTCTTGCTCGAATGCTCACCTATCTTGAAGAAGTTATCACTGACTACATCCGCTAAGGATATCAGGGGTGTTTTTAGACCGGAGACGACAAGTCAGCTGATTCATTTTCGTAGAGCGTCACCAAATTTGGAAATTAGCTGCCCTGACCTCCCTAGTTCTTATCATTACTGTAGCGGCTATTCTGACCATTCGATCTCCTCTGCTGACTCTTATTATATGTCCGAGTCAGATTGA
- the LOC141644005 gene encoding F-box/FBD/LRR-repeat protein At1g13570-like translates to MTETCKRRRTVNVPSDLITELPRNVIDIIVEQLPLCDAAKMSVLSRNWLEIWRSKQKLVLDAPFFKRVLKDKIRDTREFSCIVSKILFHHLGHLLRFHLDIPCLKFCPDIDQWICYLSRTGVSDICIQNEYKKPIKLSSHIFSCGNLEKLKLRSFMINHPHNCGGFRKMTRLELDKTTLTEKAFKYLIHGCPLLQELRLTNFIGMEHVTIDAPKLSRLIVDGTYISLDVTNAEKLLSAVLGLQKCVDVCHKASLRVLIQALASSSKLQKLVFRGHFVKVLCKESLLPSSFENLRKLDLLFIHLNDVDDFRSIISIIQACPVVERLNISVSTSKHKTSHVLDYNPSSVLHRLCYADVDICRGSNMELKLIEFLLESSPILKKLSLTTSTGNIKTIFSPNMMHQLFHFRRASQNLKVNWPDSTGPDHSDSSDSMYTEDSVDFEDSEDSSSDDSGSSETDSSTSY, encoded by the exons ATGACCGAAACATGTAAGAGAAGAAGGACAGTTAATGTTCCTTCAGATTTGATTACTGAGTTGCCTAGAAATGTAATCGATATTATAGTGGAGCAGTTGCCCCTTTGTGATGCTGCAAAAATGTCTGTTCTCTCGCGCAATTGGCTTGAAATTTGGAGGTCAAAACAGAAACTGGTATTGGATGCTCCATTTTTCAAGCGGGTCCTGAAGGATAAAATACGTGACACCCGTGAATTTTCCTGCATTGTGAGCAAAATTCTCTTTCATCATTTGGGTCACCTTCTTAGGTTCCACTTGGACATACCCTGTCTCAAATTCTGTCCGGATATAGATCAATGGATATGCTACTTGTCGAGAACTGGTGTTTCAGACATTTGCATTCAAAATGAGTACAAGAAGCCTATTAAGTTAAGCAGTCACATTTTCTCTTGTGGCAACCTTGAAAAACTGAAGCTTCGTTCTTTTATGATTAATCATCCTCATAATTGTGGGGGTTTTAGAAAAATGACGCGTCTCGAGCTTGATAAAACCACCCTTACTGAGAAGGCATTCAAATATCTTATTCATGGTTGTCCACTTCTGCAAGAATTAAGGTTAACGAACTTCATTGGTATGGAGCATGTTACTATAGATGCTCCTAAACTTAGTCGCTTGATCGTGGATGGCACATATATATCACTTGATGTGACAAACGCTGAAAAATTGTTGTCAGCAGTTTTGGGTTTACAGAAATGTGTGGATGTCTGTCATAAGGCCAGTTTACGTGTTCTGATCCAGGCTCTGGCAAGTTCGTCTAAGCTGCAAAAACTTGTATTCAGAGGTCACTTTGTCAAG GTATTATGTAAGGAGTCCTTGCTGCCTTCAAGTTTTGAGAATCTGAGAAAGCTTGATTTATTATTTATCCATTTGAATGACGTGGATGATTTTCGCTCAATTATAAGCATCATCCAAGCCTGTCCTGTCGTTGAAAGGCTCAACATCTCG GTTAGTACGAGCAAACATAAGACGTCCCATGTGTTAGATTACAACCCGAGCTCTGTTCTGCACCGTCTCTGTTATGCAGATGTTGACATTTGTAGAGGCTCTAATATGGAACTGAAATTGATTGAGTTCTTGCTCGAAAGCTCCCCTATCTTGAAAAAGTTATCACTTACTACATCCACTGGGAACATCAAGACTATTTTTAGTCCGAACATGATGCATCAGTTGTTTCATTTTCGTAGAGCGTCACAGAATTTGAAAGTCAACTGGCCTGACTCCACTGGTCCTGATCATTCTGATAGCAGTGATTCTATGTATACTGAGGATTCTGTGGATTTTGAGGACTCTGAGGATTCATCCTCTGATGACTCTGGTAGTTCCGAGACAGATAGTTCCACCTCATATTGA
- the LOC141641822 gene encoding protein neprosin-like, giving the protein MESNSYRKIYTLYYLIVFTISLVILEIPYVEAGRRLTAVAQGPHYEFAAVGVVTSPGTRVYGGRAVISVWEPAVSRDADSSSAYIQISLNTSAYMGAGWIVYPERYGDFKPRLYIYWTADGGLETGCLDLDCEGFQLLDELSPIGQLIEPISDVGGSTWVIDVLIYQISSSGDWQLDIGGKPIGYWPASLFSNTVGAREVTVGGRVFDSVGNSVHTDTDMGNGLFPTQDDASSICSIEYVDASFTRRIPDRDMLVSYVNDHLCYDARLLPVTNNVDGVCILFGGSGRNVDCP; this is encoded by the exons ATGGAGTCGAATTCGTATCGCAAAATTTACACCTTATATTACTTGATAGTCTTTACAATAAGCCTAGTAATTCTCGAAATTCCTTATGTTGAAGCGGGCAGACGTCTTACTGCTGTCGCCCAAGGTCCTCATTACGAG TTTGCGGCGGTGGGTGTGGTGACTTCGCCGGGGACGAGAGTGTATGGTGGAAGAGCAGTAATAAGTGTGTGGGAGCCTGCTGTATCAAGAGATGCTGATTCCAGTTCAGCTTATATACAAATCTCACTCAATACTTCTGCTTATATGGGAGCTGGCTGGATT GTGTATCCAGAGCGATACGGTGACTTCAAACCTCGGCTTTATATCTATTGGACG GCAGATGGTGGCCTAGAAACGGGTTGCCTTGATTTAGACTGCGAGGGTTTTCAATTGCTCGACGAATTATCTCCGATTGGCCAACTGATAGAGCCCATTTCTGACGTAGGTGGGTCAACTTGGGTTATTGATGTACTAATCTACCAG ATTTCAAGTAGTGGAGATTGGCAACTCGATATCGGAGGCAAACCCATCGGATACTGGCCAGCCTCCTTGTTCTCAAACACGGTTGGAGCAAGGGAAGTAACAGTAGGCGGAAGAGTGTTTGATTCTGTCGGAAACAGTGTCCACACAGACACGGACATGGGCAACGGTCTATTTCCGACACAAGATGATGcgagctccatttgctcgattgAATATGTGGACGCGTCGTTCACTAGACGTATACCCGACCGTGACATGCTCGTTAGTTATGTTAATGATCATTTGTGCTACGATGCACGACTACTTCCCGTAACGAACAATGTCGATGGCGTATGCATCTTATTTGGTGGTAGTGGACGTAATGTAGACTGTCCATAA
- the LOC141641823 gene encoding F-box/FBD/LRR-repeat protein At1g13570-like, with protein sequence MDTMTQSRTSKRGKTVDHAPPDLITELPRNVIDVIVEKLSLCDAAKMSVLSRKWLDIWRSKQKLVLDAPFLDRVLKRKIYTREFSDIVTKILFQHSGHLFSFHLKIPSLDSCPDVDQWICYLSRTGVSDICIENLYRNPLKLSRHIFSCGNLEKLKLHYFMINHTHNYGGFRKMTCLDLDKITFTEQAFKYLIHGCPLLQELRLTNFIGMEHVTIDAPNLIRLIVDGTFLSLDVRNAEKLVSADFGLQKYVDVCHKASLRVLIQALASSSKLQNLVFRGHFLKVLYKESLLPSSFEKLRKLDLLFIDLNDMDEFRSIISVIQACPAVERLNISVSTSKHKTSDLLDYNPSAVLHHLCYADVFICKGSEMELKLIEFLLECSPILKSLSLTTSTWYTNRIFSRKMINQLFHFRRASQNLKVSWPDSTAPDYSYSTDSDDSDSD encoded by the exons ATGGATACAATGACCCAATCACGTACATCGAAGAGAGGAAAGACAGTTGATCATGCTCCTCCAGATTTGATTACTGAGTTGCCTAGAAATGTAATCGATGTCATCGTGGAGAAATTATCCCTTTGTGATGCTGCAAAAATGTCGGTTCTCTCGCGCAAGTGGCTTGACATTTGGAGGTCAAAACAGAAACTTGTATTGGACGCTCCATTTTTGGACCGGGTCCTTAAAAGGAAAATATACACCCGTGAATTTTCCGACATTGTGACCAAAATTCTGTTTCAGCATTCGGGTCATTTGTTTAGTTTCCACTTGAAGATACCTTCTCTTGATTCTTGTCCGGATGTTGATCAATGGATATGCTATTTGTCGAGAACGGGTGTATCAGACATCTGCATTGAAAACCTGTACAGGAATCCCCTTAAGTTAAGCAGGCACATTTTCTCTTGTGGCAACCTTGAAAAACTGAAGCTTCACTATTTTATGATTAATCATACTCATAACTATGGGGGTTTTAGAAAGATGACGTGTCTCGACCTTGATAAAATCACTTTTACTGAACAAGCATTCAAATATCTTATTCATGGTTGCCCACTTCTGCAGGAATTAAGGTTAACGAACTTCATTGGTATGGAGCACGTTACTATAGATGCTCCTAATCTTATTCGTTTGATTGTTGATGGCACGTTTTTATCACTAGATGTCAGAAACGCTGAAAAATTGGTTTCAGCAGATTTTGGTTTACAGAAATATGTGGATGTCTGTCATAAGGCCAGTTTACGTGTTCTGATCCAAGCTCTGGCTAGTTCGTCTAAGCTACAAAACCTTGTATTCAGAGGTCATTTTCTCAAG GTATTATACAAGGAGTCATTGCTGCCTTCAAGTTTTGAGAAACTGAGAAAGCTTGATTTATTATTCATCGATTTGAATGACATGGATGAATTTCGTTCAATTATAAGCGTTATCCAAGCCTGCCCTGCTGTTGAAAGGCTCAACATCTCG GTTAGTACGAGCAAACATAAGACGTCGGATTTGTTAGATTACAACCCCAGCGCTGTTCTGCACCACCTCTGTTATGCAGATGTTTTTATTTGTAAAGGCTCTGAAATGGAGCTCAAGTTGATTGAATTCTTGCTCGAATGCTCGCCTATCTTGAAAAGCTTATCACTTACTACATCAACTTGGTACACCAACCGTATTTTTAGTCGGAAGATGATAAATCAATTGTTTCATTTTCGAAGAGCGTCACAGAATTTGAAAGTCAGCTGGCCTGACTCCACTGCTCCTGATTATTCTTATAGCACTGATTCTGATGACTCTGACTCAGATTGA